A region of the Streptomyces durocortorensis genome:
GGGCGTGGGCAAGGGCGACCGGCCAGGTCCCGGCGGGAGACCGCAGGTCGTTGCCGATAGCGTCGCCGTATGGACGTCGCTTGGGAAGACTTCGGCTGGGAGCGGTTGGGCAACGGTATCGGCCGACGGCGGCTCCCCGGCTGGGACGCCACCGTCGCGCTGGTCGCCGGGACGGAGGGCGTGCTGCTCCACGACACGGGTTCGACGCTGCGCGAGGGCGTCGAGCTGCGGCGGCAGGCCGAGGCGCTGCTCGGTCGCAGGGTGACGCATATCGCACTGAGCCACCCTCATTTCGATCACGTACTGGGCACGGCGGCGTTCGCCGGGGCCCAGGTGTACGGGTCGGCGGGCCTCACGGCCCTGCTGCGGGACAGGGGGCAGGAGCTGTACGCGTCGGCGGTGCACCACGGGGTGCCGGAGGACGAGGCGGCCGGGTCGGCGGACACGCTGGTGGCCCCGCGCCACGAGGTGCACGGCGAGCGGACGCTGGATCTGGGCGGCGGCCGCCGGGTGCTGCTGGCCGACCTGGGCCCCGCGCACAGCAGCCACGACCTCGCGGTGCTGGTGCCGGGGGCGGGCCCGGACCCGGCGGTGGTGCTCTGCGGTGATCTGGTCGAGGAGTCGGGCGAACCGCAGGCGGGCCCGGACGCGGTCACCTCGCGCTGGCCGGCCGCGCTGGACCGGCTGCTGGAGCTGGGCGGCGAGGACGCGGTGTACGTACCGGGGCACGGGGCGGCTGTCGACGCGGCGTTCGTCCGGGCGCAACGGGCGGCACTGGCGGAGCGGTTCGCGGTGGCGTGAGGTCGTGGCATGCGGCTGCGGCGTGAGGATTCCCACGGTGGCGGAACGGCTCCCTGAGGGTCGCGGCGTGAGGTTTGTCGCGCCGGTGTGACGATTATCGTCGGGGCATGCGCAGCTACCAGCCGGACCTGACCCCGCCGTGGAAGCGGTCCGCCCCCGTGCCCGAGGTCCCCGCCGAGCCCGATCTGGTCGTGGAGGAGGTCGCCACCGGCTTCTGCGGGGCGGTGATCCGCTGCGAGAAGACGGCCCAGGGGCCCACGGTCACCCTGGAGGACCGCTTCGGCAAGCACCGGGTGTTCCCGATGGAGGCCCGCGGCTTCCTGCTGGAGGGCAAGGTCGTCACACTGGTACGCCCGTCGGCGGGCGGTCCGGTGCGCCCCGCCCGTACGGCCTCCGGTTCGGTGGCGGTGCCCGGTGCGCGGGCCCGGGTGGCGCGGGCCGGGCGGATCTATGTGGAGGGCCGGCACGACGCGGAGCTGGTCGAGCGGGTGTGGGGCGACGACCTGCGCATCGAGGGCGTGGTCGTGGAGTACCTGGAGGGCATCGACGACCTTCCCGCGATCGTCGGGGAGTTCGCACCGGGTCCTGACGCGCGGCTGGGGGTGCTGGTGGACCATCTGGTGCCCGGCTCCAAGGAGTCCCGGATCGCCGAGCGGGTGACCGGTGCTCATGTGCTGGTGGTGGGGCACCCGTACATCGACGTGTGGGAGGCGGTGAAGCCGTCCTCGGTCGGGATCGGCGCCTGGCCGGTCGTACCGCGCGGGCAGGACTGGAAGACGGGGGTGTGCCGGGCGCTGGGGTGGCCGGAGAACACCGGGGCGGCCTGGCAGCACATTCTGTCGAAGGTGCACAGCTACAAGGATCTTGAACCACAACTCCTGGGCCGCGTGGAGGAATTGATCGACTTCGTCACCCTTCCGGCCTGATGTCCAGGGCCTGACACCGGTCTGATGTGGGCCTGACCGCGCCCCCTCCAGGACGATCATGTGCCGATCCCTGTGAATGCCTGCGCCCCACGCGCACCATCGGTTATTGAGGGTGGGGACACGGGCTCATGGACACACGGGGGAAGGGCACGGGGCGATGGCGCGCGAGGTCTGGCGGGACAGTGCGGACAATGAGGCGGCCTCCGCCGTCTTCCACCTGATGCAGCAGCTGATCGACCGGTACCGGGTGAACCGGCCGGTGATGCCGCTCGTGGTCGCCCAGGCGGCGGACGCCGGGGCCGGGCCGGAGATCGACGCCCGGGTCGAGCGGCTCGTCCACCAGGTGCATCAGGCCAACGAGCTGCGCCGGGTGCCGGTGCGGCTGCTGGACGGCGACGGGGCCACACCGTACGAAGCGGCGCTCGACATGGTGCGCACGCTGTCCGAGAAGCCGTGGGAGACCCGCGAGAACGCCCAGTACAAGCCGTTCCCCTTTCCGCGCTCCCGGCTGCTCGGGGCGGTCGAGCAGGCGACCGCGACGGTGGTCGAGCAGTCCGGCGGCGGCGCGGAGGGGGTGCGCGAGGAAAGGATTCTGGAGCAGCTGAGCCGGTTGCGCTGGCGGGCGGACCGGCCGCGCCGGGGCAACTGGTGGGACTCGCTGCGGGATTCGGTGCGGCCGGAGACCTTCGTCGGCGCGCTGTTCATCGCGCTGCTCAGTGTGCTGTTCGGGGAGATCGACTGGCTGCTGACGGCCCTGGTGGCGGCGGGCGCGCTGATCGCCCTGGCCGTCGCGGGGCTGCTGACCCGGGCCGCGCCGCCGCTGCTGTGGCTGCGCCGGGCCAGCCGCTGGTTCGCCACCACCTCCTCACTGGCTGCCTCCAGCACCGGCTATCCCTCGGACGGCTGGTCGTGGTTCTCGCCGAGCGGTTCGTGGCGGGTGATCCGGGCTCGGGCGGCGGCGGTCGCGGAGCGGGTGGCGGACGCGGGGGCGGGCGACGAGCACGCGCGCCAGTTCCATCTGGAGCTGCGGGTGCAGGCGCTGCTGGAGGACCTGCGGCACGCCTACCGGCCGCACGCGCTGGACTGGCGGCGCAGCAAGCGCACGGTGCCGCCGGTGGTGTTCCTGCCCCGGGCCACCCAGGACGACGGCGGCATCCTGCTGATCAACGCGATCAACAACGTACGGTCGCGGCGCAGTGAGGTCGATCCGCTGCTGCTGCTCGCCTCGCTGCCGGCCGCCGAGATCATGCGGCACACTCCGCCGCTGCCCCCGGAGCGGCCGGGTCCCGGCGCGCCGACCGGTGCGTCGGGGGCCCGGGCCAGATACGAGCGATGGGTCGACGATCTGAGCCTGGGGCAGTCGCCGGTGGCGGCCGCGACGCTGGCGTGGGTGCTGCGGCTGCCGCTGTCCACGGAGAAGCTGACCCACGAGCACGCCCACGCCCAGCTGGTGACCTACCGGGTGCGGCGCACCTGGGCGTGGTGGGTGATGTCGCGGGCGAGCATCGCGCTGGTCGTGGTGGGCAGCCTGCTGGGGGCGTTCCTGTGGGCCGGGCACTGGCGGGAGACGTACTGCCACGGCCCGCTGACCGACCGCAACACGGACGCGATCTGGGCCGGGGCCGACGGGGACCGGGAGTGCGTCGGGGTGGCGACCGCGCCCGAGGTGCGGTTCGCACGCGGCAACGGCCTGGAGCTGAACGGGGCCGGGAAGGGGATCACGTTCGACCGGATCGAGCGGGCGATCCGCGAGGAGAACGCGGACATCGAGCCGGGCGACCGGTACGTCACGGTCATCTACGCCGGTCCGCTCACCTCCACGGGCAGGGACCGCGAGGAGACCCGCAAGGGCCTGGAGGAGCTGACCGGCGTCTACCTCCAGCAGCGGGCGGTGAACAAGACCGTGCGGCGGTCGGTCAAGCTGCGGGTGCTCACCGCCAACGGCGGCGAGGACATGCTGCGGCAGCTCACCGCCGTCCGCAAGATCATCGAGGTGGCGGAGCGTGACCCCACGGTGGTCGGCGTGGTGGGCCTGGGCCGTAACACCGACGAGAGCGACGACGCGGCGGCGCTGCTGCGCGACGCCGGGCTGCCGCTGGTCAACACGACGAACTCCAGCAGCGACCTCCCCCGCCGGTACCCCAACTACTTCGGTCTCGCGGCGACGGACGAGGAGCAGACGTACGCGCTGGGGCTGGTCGCCGGGCAGATCGCGAAGACCATGGAGGCCCCGCACTCGATCGTGCTGTCGCGCCGGGCCCGGAACGGGGACAAGGACCGCTACACCGCCGAGCAGCGGGCCGCGGGCAAGGAGATGCTCCGGGACGCGGGCTTCACGCTGGGCCGGGACGTGGAGTACGGCCTCGCGGGCGGCGCCAGTCTCAACGCCCCGCTGACCACCATCTGCCAGGCCGAGCGGGTCCCGGACGCGCTGTACTTCGCGGGGCGCGTCGAGGACGTACGGACCCTGATGCGGGGCCTGTCGGAGACCACCGGGTGCTCGGACCGGCGGATGACGGTGTTCACGGGCGACGATCTAACGAAGAGCACGTTCAGCGACAGCACGTCCATCGCGACGAACGTCACGCTCTACCACAGCTCGCTCGCCCCGCTGGACCGGGGAAAGAACCTCGGCTTCTACGGGGACGCGCACCGCACCCTGCGGGCCCTGCACCCGGAGGGCCAGGTCACGAGCCTGGCCTCGGGGCGGCCTGCGTACGAGGACGAGCTGTTCGCCAGCGGGCAGACCGTCATCGCCTACAGCGCGACGGCGGCCCTGTACGACGCCGCCGCACGCGGGGACGCCCCCCGGAGCGCCGCCGAGACGTGGGCGACGCTGCACACGGTGGACCTGAACAACATGCCCACGGGAACGATCTCGTTCAGCCGGGCGAAGGCCTCGGTCTCCGACAACGTGCACGGCCTGAACATAGTCAAGGTGGTCCGCCCCGGGCCGACCGCCGAGCGGACCCTCGTCTGCGGCAAGCCCGCCGGGGTCGCACCGCCGCTGACGGCGAAGGACTGCAAGCCGTGAGAGGGCGCGCCGGGATCAGTCGACGAGGTCGCGGACGACGGCGTCGGCCAGGAGCCGCCCGCGCAGGGTGAGGACCGCGCGGCCCTCTTCGTACGGCCGCGGCTCCAGCAGGCCGTCGGCCAGGGCACGGTGGGAGGCGGCGAGGCCGTCGGGTTTCAGGAGGGAGAGCGGGCAGCCCTCGCGAAGCCGCAGCTCCAGCAGGATGCGCTCGACCCTGCGGTCCTCATCGGCGAGGATCTCGCGGCCCGCGCCGGGCGACCTGCCCTCGGCGAGCGCCTGCGCGTACGCGCCCGGGTGCTTCACGTTCCACCAGCGGACCCCGCCGACGTGGCTGTGGGCTCCGGGGCCCGCGCCCCACCAGTCGGCGCCGCGCCAGTACAGCTCGTTGTGGAGGCAGCGGCCCGCCTCGGTGGTGGCCCAGTTGGAGACCTCGTACCAGTCGAACCCGGCGGCGGCGAAGGCCTCGTCCGCGATCAGATAGCGGTCGGCGTGGGCGTCGTCGTCGGTCATGGGGATCTCGCCGCGCCGGATGCGGCGGGCGAGCTGGGTGCCCTCCTCGACGATGAGCGCGTACGCGGAGACGTGGTCGGGGCCCGCGCCGATCGCCGCGTCCAGGGTGGCCCGCCAGTCGTCGTCCGACTCGCCGGGGGTGCCGTAGATCAGATCGAGGTTGACGTGGTCGAAGCCCGCGGCCCGCGCCTCGGCGACACAGGCCTCGGGGCGGCCGGGGGTGTGCGTGCGGTCCAGGATCTTCAGGACGTGCTGCTTGGCGCTCTGCATTCCGAAGGAGACCCGGTTGAAGCCGCCCTCGCGCAGCGCGGAGAGATAGGCCGGATCGACGGACTCCGGATTGGCCTCGGTGGTGATCTCCGCGTCCTCGGCGAGCCCGAACTCGTCCCTGATCGCCGCCAGCATCCGTACGAGGTCGGCGGCGGGCAGCAGGGTGGGGGTGCCGCCGCCGACGAAGACCGTACGGACAGGGCGGAGGTCGTCGCCGAGGACCTCGCGAGCCTGGCGGACCTCCTCGATCAGGTGGGCGGCGTAGTTGTCCCGGGAGGCCAGGGCGCCGCCGGAGCCGCGCAGCTCGGTGGCGGTGTAGGTGTTGAAGTCGCAGTAGCCGCAGCGGGTGGCGCAGTACGGAACGTGCAGGTAGAAGCCGAGCGGGCGGTCGGCTGCGCCTTCCAGGGCATGGCGGGGCAGCGCCCCGTCGTCGGGCACGGGCTCACCATCGGGCAGTACGGAAGGCATAGGGACCATTGTCGCTCGCCGCGGGAGTCCGCCGGACCGGGCCGCCTTTCACCGGCACGCTTCAGTCCGCGTGCAGCACCAGCAGGGCCACGTCGTCGTCCGGCGGCTGCTCGGCGAACTCGTGAACCGCACGTCGGATGCGCTCGGCCGTCGCGTCGGCGGGCAGCCCGGCGCACCCTGCGAGCACCCGGGCCAGCCCGTCCCCGTCGTCGAACATCAGCGGGCCCGACCGCCGCTCGGTCACCCCGTCGGTGACGCAGAGCAGGCTGTCCCCGGGCGCCAGGTCGAAGGTCTGGCTCTCGTACGCCACCTCCTCCAGCACCCCCAGCAGCACCTGCGGCTCGGCCGCCGGGCGTACGGAGCCGTCGGGCCGCAGCAGCAGGGGCAGCGGATGCCCGGCGCTGGCCACCGTGCAGCGGACCCCGCCGCCGGCCAGCGGCACGACCTCCCCGTACAGCAGGGACAGGAACCGGGACTGCGAGCCGTCGTGGAGCTGCTGTCCCCCGGCGGCGGCGACCATCAGGGCGGCTGCCTCGGCGGCCTCCATGGCGTCGTCGAGGAGCAGCCGGTTGAGCCGGTCCAGCACCTCTCCGACGCCGAAGCCCTCCCGGGAGAGCAGCCGCAGCCAGGGGCGGGCGAGGCCGGTGACGACGGCGGCCTCGGGGCCTGAGCCCTGGACGTCGCCGAGGACGAAGCACCAGCGGTCGCCGGGGCACGGGAAGACGTCGTAGAAGTCGCCGCCGACCACTCCGTCGTCGCTCGGTTCGTAGACGAGGGCGCTGGTGACGCCGGGGATGTCGGCGACCTTGCTGGGGAGCAGGCCGCGCTGGAGGATGCGGCTGATGGTGGCCTGCCGGGTGTACGCGCGGGCCGCGCCGACGGCGAGGCCGAGGCGACGTACGAAGTCCTCGATGAGTGACGCGACCGCCTCCGGGACCTGGGCGACGCCTTCACGCCCGACTAGGACGGTCCCGAGCGCGCGGCCGCCGGCGGTGATCCGGAAGGCGAGCGCGGCGCCGTCGCGGCTGCCGGGGTGCGAGGGCGGGGTGTACTCGCGGACCGCCTCGGCGTGGTGGGCGTCCCAGGCGTGGTGGATGTCGTCGCCGTGACGGGCGTCCTCGGTGTGGCGGGCGTCCCCGGCATGGTGGATGCCTTCGCCGTGACGGGCGTCTTCGCCGCGGTGGGCGGGCCAGGGCACGGGGACGGATACAGGGCCGGAGCCTATACCGGCCGGGAGGCGTAGGGGTTCCCTCTCCAGGGCCGTACGCAAGGGCTCGGCGCCGGTCTCGTCGCTGTGCCAGACCCGGGCGAGCCGGGGTTCGGCGGCCGGTCCCCCGCCCTCGGCCTCCAGCCAGATCGCGCACCAGTCCGCGAGGCGGGGCACCAGCAGCTGGCCCGCTATGGCGGCCACCAGGTCCTCGTCGAGCTGCCCGGCGAGCAGGTCGGACGCCTCGGCGAGGAAGGCCGGGGCGCC
Encoded here:
- a CDS encoding MBL fold metallo-hydrolase; the encoded protein is MDVAWEDFGWERLGNGIGRRRLPGWDATVALVAGTEGVLLHDTGSTLREGVELRRQAEALLGRRVTHIALSHPHFDHVLGTAAFAGAQVYGSAGLTALLRDRGQELYASAVHHGVPEDEAAGSADTLVAPRHEVHGERTLDLGGGRRVLLADLGPAHSSHDLAVLVPGAGPDPAVVLCGDLVEESGEPQAGPDAVTSRWPAALDRLLELGGEDAVYVPGHGAAVDAAFVRAQRAALAERFAVA
- a CDS encoding DUF3097 domain-containing protein is translated as MRSYQPDLTPPWKRSAPVPEVPAEPDLVVEEVATGFCGAVIRCEKTAQGPTVTLEDRFGKHRVFPMEARGFLLEGKVVTLVRPSAGGPVRPARTASGSVAVPGARARVARAGRIYVEGRHDAELVERVWGDDLRIEGVVVEYLEGIDDLPAIVGEFAPGPDARLGVLVDHLVPGSKESRIAERVTGAHVLVVGHPYIDVWEAVKPSSVGIGAWPVVPRGQDWKTGVCRALGWPENTGAAWQHILSKVHSYKDLEPQLLGRVEELIDFVTLPA
- a CDS encoding ABC transporter substrate-binding protein gives rise to the protein MAREVWRDSADNEAASAVFHLMQQLIDRYRVNRPVMPLVVAQAADAGAGPEIDARVERLVHQVHQANELRRVPVRLLDGDGATPYEAALDMVRTLSEKPWETRENAQYKPFPFPRSRLLGAVEQATATVVEQSGGGAEGVREERILEQLSRLRWRADRPRRGNWWDSLRDSVRPETFVGALFIALLSVLFGEIDWLLTALVAAGALIALAVAGLLTRAAPPLLWLRRASRWFATTSSLAASSTGYPSDGWSWFSPSGSWRVIRARAAAVAERVADAGAGDEHARQFHLELRVQALLEDLRHAYRPHALDWRRSKRTVPPVVFLPRATQDDGGILLINAINNVRSRRSEVDPLLLLASLPAAEIMRHTPPLPPERPGPGAPTGASGARARYERWVDDLSLGQSPVAAATLAWVLRLPLSTEKLTHEHAHAQLVTYRVRRTWAWWVMSRASIALVVVGSLLGAFLWAGHWRETYCHGPLTDRNTDAIWAGADGDRECVGVATAPEVRFARGNGLELNGAGKGITFDRIERAIREENADIEPGDRYVTVIYAGPLTSTGRDREETRKGLEELTGVYLQQRAVNKTVRRSVKLRVLTANGGEDMLRQLTAVRKIIEVAERDPTVVGVVGLGRNTDESDDAAALLRDAGLPLVNTTNSSSDLPRRYPNYFGLAATDEEQTYALGLVAGQIAKTMEAPHSIVLSRRARNGDKDRYTAEQRAAGKEMLRDAGFTLGRDVEYGLAGGASLNAPLTTICQAERVPDALYFAGRVEDVRTLMRGLSETTGCSDRRMTVFTGDDLTKSTFSDSTSIATNVTLYHSSLAPLDRGKNLGFYGDAHRTLRALHPEGQVTSLASGRPAYEDELFASGQTVIAYSATAALYDAAARGDAPRSAAETWATLHTVDLNNMPTGTISFSRAKASVSDNVHGLNIVKVVRPGPTAERTLVCGKPAGVAPPLTAKDCKP
- the hemW gene encoding radical SAM family heme chaperone HemW, with translation MVPMPSVLPDGEPVPDDGALPRHALEGAADRPLGFYLHVPYCATRCGYCDFNTYTATELRGSGGALASRDNYAAHLIEEVRQAREVLGDDLRPVRTVFVGGGTPTLLPAADLVRMLAAIRDEFGLAEDAEITTEANPESVDPAYLSALREGGFNRVSFGMQSAKQHVLKILDRTHTPGRPEACVAEARAAGFDHVNLDLIYGTPGESDDDWRATLDAAIGAGPDHVSAYALIVEEGTQLARRIRRGEIPMTDDDAHADRYLIADEAFAAAGFDWYEVSNWATTEAGRCLHNELYWRGADWWGAGPGAHSHVGGVRWWNVKHPGAYAQALAEGRSPGAGREILADEDRRVERILLELRLREGCPLSLLKPDGLAASHRALADGLLEPRPYEEGRAVLTLRGRLLADAVVRDLVD
- a CDS encoding SpoIIE family protein phosphatase; this translates as MAPIPLQRDTVQRPGTTRAGYAHGPCPVSRTSLPGTPLAPSAARRFVRAALAEWTGLGVPAAVGFNDRLADDAVTVTNELVTNAVVHAGTTVDLVLRFEVPGPEVAGGEEPTAALVLEVTDHHPARPVSGDEPPVEAPAAPPDPAEYGRGLQLVASLAESWGITYRTGLKTVWARLPVDDWSGPPARPDQDALRRGLRAARILAPAARRTERDDAVWDGRGAPAFLAEASDLLAGQLDEDLVAAIAGQLLVPRLADWCAIWLEAEGGGPAAEPRLARVWHSDETGAEPLRTALEREPLRLPAGIGSGPVSVPVPWPAHRGEDARHGEGIHHAGDARHTEDARHGDDIHHAWDAHHAEAVREYTPPSHPGSRDGAALAFRITAGGRALGTVLVGREGVAQVPEAVASLIEDFVRRLGLAVGAARAYTRQATISRILQRGLLPSKVADIPGVTSALVYEPSDDGVVGGDFYDVFPCPGDRWCFVLGDVQGSGPEAAVVTGLARPWLRLLSREGFGVGEVLDRLNRLLLDDAMEAAEAAALMVAAAGGQQLHDGSQSRFLSLLYGEVVPLAGGGVRCTVASAGHPLPLLLRPDGSVRPAAEPQVLLGVLEEVAYESQTFDLAPGDSLLCVTDGVTERRSGPLMFDDGDGLARVLAGCAGLPADATAERIRRAVHEFAEQPPDDDVALLVLHAD